From the Bacteroidales bacterium genome, the window TATACAACAAATTCAGGACGGTAGAGATGGCTTTAGTTATCCCCGGCCTGGTTTTTCCTGTCATAGCTATCTGGGGGCTTCACCTGATTCTGGCCGGAGAGGCAGAAGAGAAACAGCTAAAGAAAGGTTTTGCCTGGTCGTTGGGAGTTACCGGCGGTATCTGTCTGGTTATTTGGTTAATCCCTTCATTACTTCTTGACTTTAAATCTTCTTATGATGCTCAGTTTATCAGTCAGGTACCCGAATGGTATTACAACGCCTTAGTCATCGACCGGGCTTCGCTGGCTTCTTCAGACGCATTTCGCTCCCTGATTTTCATCATATTGGGTGCCGGATTACTTTTCTGGTTCCGTAAATCAAAAACGAAAAAAACCTCTGCCGTCATCGTGAGCGCCGGAATAGCTATCCTGATACTGGCAGACCTCTGGACAATAGACCGCCGTTACATCAATGACGGAAGTTACACCCGTGAAAAGCCGGAAGAAACTTATAAAGAGAGCATTGCCGACAAGGAAATCCTGAAAGACACCGATTCCTTCCGTGTATTGGGACTGGACAATCCCTGGCAAAACACAGATGTTTCCTATTTTCATCATTCGGTGGGAGGATACCATGCGGTGAAACTGCGCCGATATCAGGAATTGATAGAGTACAGATTGAATAAGGAATATCAGCAAATTGTCAATGCTTTTCAAAACGCACGCTCTTTTGAAGATATCTATCCGGCATTAGCCACATCTCCGTCACTGAATATGCTAAACACACGCTACATTATATATAATGCAGAACAGCCGCCTCTGAGAAATCCATTTGCTTTTGGTAATTGCTGGTTTGTGCAGGAAATAGAGATTGTTGATAATGCAGATGCCGAGATTGCCGCGTTGGAAACCATTCAACCGCTGGAAACAGCTGCTATAGATAAACGATTTGCCCCGGAACTGGAAGGATTTACTCCACAACAGGATTCGACGGCTACTATTATCCTGGAGAATTACCGTCCCAACCGTCTCACCTATAAAAGTAAGACTTCGGCTGAGCAGGTGGCCGTCTTTTCCGAAATATATTACCGGCCGGGATGGAAAGTAAAGATCGACGGACAGGAAGCATCACATTTCCGTGCAGACTGGATCTTGCGCGCCATGTGTGTCCCGGCCGGAGAACATACGATTGTTTTTGAGTTTTTGCCCGATCGGTATATTGCCGCCGCTTATGTTTCGTCGTTCAGTTCTTTCCTGATTTTGTTGTTGTTAATTGGAGTAATCGGATGGACAGGGTGGAAAATATGGAAAAAAAATATTCAGTTATAATACCTGTTTATAATCGGCCGGCAGAGGTTTGCGAACTGTTGGACAGCCTGTCACGTCAAACCTGTAAGGATTTCGAAACTCTTGTCATAGAAGACGGGTCGACAGTTCGTTGTGATCTGGTAGTGAAGAAATACGAAGAAATATTGGATCTTCGCTATTTCTTCAAACCCAATTCGGGGCGTAGCCTGACACGCAATTATGGTATGGAGCATGCAGAGGGAGATTTCCTGATATTTTTCGATTCGGACTGTATCATCCCTGAGGATTATTTTCAGAAAATAACGACGTATCTGGAAGAAACAAATGCCGATTGCTTCGGCGGCCCCGACAAAGCTCATGTTTCTTTCTCACGGATGCAAAAAGCTGTCAGCCATTCCATGACATCATTTCTAACTACCGGTGGTATCCGGGGAAGTAAAAAAGGATTGGAAAAGTTTGTTCCGCGTACCTTCAATATGGGTTTTTCCCGTAAGGTTTATCATGCGGTAGGCGGGTTTAAGGATATGTTTGGTGAAGATATTGATTTAAGTACCCGCATACGCAAAGCAGGATTCTCCGTAGAATTATTCCCTGACGCTTACGTATATCATAAACGGCGTGTTAATTTAAAGTCTTTCTACAGGCAGGTTTATGTATTTGGTATGGCACGGGTCGGATTATATCAGTTACATCCTGCATCCTTGAAGCCGGTTCATTTATTGCCGGGCTGTTTTGTTTTAGGAACAGTTTTCTTGTGCTTATCTTCTTTTATCTGTTTATGGGCGCTGCTTCCGATAGGTATTTATCTGTTTGCACTGTTCATTGAATCATGGGTTGTAAACAGGAACTTTTCGATTGCATGCCTTTCCATAGTGACCGGCCTTGTTCAATTAGTTGGATATGGGAGCGGTTTTCTGAATGCGTATGTACGCAAAGTAATTTTCAAACAGAAAACAGATACGGAATCCGAACTGAAAAAGTATTACAAAAAAAGCAACTGATATGATGTTTTTAATACCTCCAAAAGAGATCACACATTGTTTCATGGAACAAACATTACAAATACCGGTACAGACTGTTACAATCAAAGATTCAATATAACGACGGTATAACCTTTCCCGTGGTGGGAAAATCAAACAAAGCAGCTATGGAGAAGCTGATATATCCGGATTTCAGAAATAATAAATTAATGAATACAAAAATCATAAACTGCATGTCATGAAAAAAGCAATTATTTTATTCTGTGTCTTCGCTACTGCAATAAACATTCAAGCACAATGGAAACCGGCAGGAGACAAAATTAAAACACCTTGGGCTGAACAAGTTGACCCATCCAAAGTATTGCCTGAATATCCCAGGCCTTTAATAGAGCGGGGTGAATGGATAAATCTGAACGGCCTGTGGGAATATGCAATTGCGCCGAAAGGGAACGTAGAACCGGCTACTTTTGACGGGCAAATATTAGTACCTTTTGCCGTCGAATCGTCTTTATCCGGCGTACAGAAAGAAGTAGGCGGCACAAATGAACTTTGGTATAAACGTGAGTTTGCGATTCCGTCCAACTGGAAAAATAAGCATGTAAAACTGAACTTCGGAGCCGTCGACTGGATAGCGGACATTTTTATCAATGACATTCTAATCGGCTCGCATCAAGGAGGATATACGCCTTTCTCATTTGACATCACTCCCTATTTGAGCGGGAGAAATAAGCATAAATTAGTCGTTCGCGTATGGGATCCGACAGACAAAGGTTATCAGCCTCGTGGAAAACAAGTGATAAATCCCGAAGGTATCTGGTACACGCCGGTTACAGGCATCTGGCAGACGGTCTGGCTGGAACCTGTTTCCGAAAACCATATAACAACGATCAAATCTATTCCCAATATTGATGAAAATCTTATCCGCGTAACTGTTTCCACAGCAACTTGCCGTGTTACAGACATTGTAGAAGTCAGATTAATCGACAAAGGAAAGGTAATCGCCTCCGCTAAAGGGGTACAAGGAAAAGAGCTTCGCCTGCACATTGATCATCCTGTGTTATGGAGCACGGATAATCCTTACCTGTACGACATGAAAATATTACTCACTTCTTCGGGTTCGGTGACAGATGAAGTGAAATCTTACACCGCTCTCCGCAAAATATCCACCAAACGGGATGCGAATGGATTGATGCGTATGCAATTGAACAACAAAGACCTCTTTCATTACGGCCCGCTCGACCAAGGTTGGTGGCCTGACGGTTTATAT encodes:
- a CDS encoding YfhO family protein is translated as YNKFRTVEMALVIPGLVFPVIAIWGLHLILAGEAEEKQLKKGFAWSLGVTGGICLVIWLIPSLLLDFKSSYDAQFISQVPEWYYNALVIDRASLASSDAFRSLIFIILGAGLLFWFRKSKTKKTSAVIVSAGIAILILADLWTIDRRYINDGSYTREKPEETYKESIADKEILKDTDSFRVLGLDNPWQNTDVSYFHHSVGGYHAVKLRRYQELIEYRLNKEYQQIVNAFQNARSFEDIYPALATSPSLNMLNTRYIIYNAEQPPLRNPFAFGNCWFVQEIEIVDNADAEIAALETIQPLETAAIDKRFAPELEGFTPQQDSTATIILENYRPNRLTYKSKTSAEQVAVFSEIYYRPGWKVKIDGQEASHFRADWILRAMCVPAGEHTIVFEFLPDRYIAAAYVSSFSSFLILLLLIGVIGWTGWKIWKKNIQL
- a CDS encoding glycosyltransferase, producing the protein MEKKYSVIIPVYNRPAEVCELLDSLSRQTCKDFETLVIEDGSTVRCDLVVKKYEEILDLRYFFKPNSGRSLTRNYGMEHAEGDFLIFFDSDCIIPEDYFQKITTYLEETNADCFGGPDKAHVSFSRMQKAVSHSMTSFLTTGGIRGSKKGLEKFVPRTFNMGFSRKVYHAVGGFKDMFGEDIDLSTRIRKAGFSVELFPDAYVYHKRRVNLKSFYRQVYVFGMARVGLYQLHPASLKPVHLLPGCFVLGTVFLCLSSFICLWALLPIGIYLFALFIESWVVNRNFSIACLSIVTGLVQLVGYGSGFLNAYVRKVIFKQKTDTESELKKYYKKSN
- a CDS encoding beta-galactosidase encodes the protein MKKAIILFCVFATAINIQAQWKPAGDKIKTPWAEQVDPSKVLPEYPRPLIERGEWINLNGLWEYAIAPKGNVEPATFDGQILVPFAVESSLSGVQKEVGGTNELWYKREFAIPSNWKNKHVKLNFGAVDWIADIFINDILIGSHQGGYTPFSFDITPYLSGRNKHKLVVRVWDPTDKGYQPRGKQVINPEGIWYTPVTGIWQTVWLEPVSENHITTIKSIPNIDENLIRVTVSTATCRVTDIVEVRLIDKGKVIASAKGVQGKELRLHIDHPVLWSTDNPYLYDMKILLTSSGSVTDEVKSYTALRKISTKRDANGLMRMQLNNKDLFHYGPLDQGWWPDGLY